Proteins from a genomic interval of Medicago truncatula cultivar Jemalong A17 chromosome 3, MtrunA17r5.0-ANR, whole genome shotgun sequence:
- the LOC11408384 gene encoding putative disease resistance RPP13-like protein 1, whose product MAAALVGGAFLSASVQTLMDKLTSPEFRDYFTRTELNESLMYEMETSLLTLEVVLDDAEEKQILKPRIKQWLDRLKDAIYDAEDLLNKISYNALRCKLEKKQAINSEMEKITDQFRNLLSTSNSNEEINSEMQKICKRLQTFVQQSTAIGLQHTVSGRVSHRLPSSSVVNESVMVGRKDDKETIMNMLLSQRETTNNNIGVVAILGMGGLGKTTLAQLVYNDKEVQQHFDMKAWACVSEDFDIMRVTKSLLESVTSRNWDINNLDILRVELKKISREKRFLFVLDDLWNDNYNDWGELVSPFVDGKPGSMVIITTRQQKVAEVACTFPIHELKLLSNEDCWSLLSKHALGSDEIQHNTNTALEETGRKIARKCGGLPIAAKTLGGLLRSKVDITEWTSILNSDIWNLSNDNILPALHLSYQYLPSHLKRCFAYCSIFPKDYPLERKTLVLLWMAEGFLDCSQGGKKLEELGDDCFAELLSRSLIQQLSDDARGEKFVMHDLVSDLATVVSGKSCCRLECGDITENVRHFSYNQEYYDIFMKFEKLHNFKCLRSFISFSSMTWNYSYLSFKVVNDLLPSQKRLRVLSLSRYKNIIKLPDSIGNLVQLRYLDISFTKIKSLPDTTCSLYNLQTLNLSRCDSLTELPIHIGNLVGLRHLDISGTNINELPVEIGGLENLQTLTLFLVGKRHIGLSIKELRKFPNLQGKLTIKNLDNVVDAREAHDANLKSKEKIEELELIWGKQSEESQKVKVVLDMLQPPINLKSLKICLYGGTSFPSWLGNSSFYNMVSLRITNCEYCMTLPPIGQLPSLKDLEICGMKRLETIGPEFYYVQGEEGSCSSFQPFQSLERIKFNSLPNWNEWLPYEGIKLSFPRLRAMELHNCPELREHLPSKLPCIEEIVIKGCSHLLETEPNTLHWLSSVKKINIDGLDGRTQLSLLESDSPCMMQEVVIRECVKLLAVPKLILRSTCLTHLKLSSLPSLTTFPSSGLPTSLQSLEIVNCENLSFLPPETWSNYTSLVSLELNRSCDSLTSFPLDGFPALQTLDIYKCRSLDSIYILERSSPRSSSLESLTIKSHDSIELFEVKLKMEMLTALERLFLTCAELSFSEGVCLPPKLQSIEISTQKTTPPVTEWGLQYLTALSYLTIQKGDDIFNTLMKESLLPISLLYLRVFDLSEMKSFDGNGLQHLSSLQYLCFFFCHQLETLPENCLPSSLKSLLLLGCEKLESLPEDSLPSSLKLLAIEFCPLLEERYKRKEH is encoded by the coding sequence ATGGCTGCAGCTTTGGTTGGAGGTGCGTTTCTGTCTGCTTCTGTTCAAACCTTAATGGACAAACTAACTTCACCCGAGTTTCGTGATTATTTCACAAGAACAGAGTTGAATGAATCATTGATGTATGAGATGGAAACAAGTCTACTTACTCTTGAGGTTGTACTAGATGATGCAGAGGAGAAgcagatcctcaaacccagaaTCAAACAATGGTTGGATCGGTTAAAAGATGCAATCTATGATGCTGAGGATTTGCTCAATAAAATCAGCTACAATGCCCTACGATGCAAGCTGGAGAAGAAACAAGCTATCAATTCTGAAATGGAGAAGATTACAGATCAGTTTCGGAACTTGCTTTCAACTTCAAACTCAAATGAAGAGATCAATTCTGAAATGCAGAAGATTTGTAAAAGGCTGCAAACTTTTGTCCAGCAGAGCACCGCCATCGGCTTGCAACACACTGTAAGTGGTAGAGTTTCTCATAGACTGCCTTCAAGTTCAGTGGTAAATGAATCTGTCATGGTGGGTAGGAAGGATGACAAAGAGACAATAATGAACATGTTGCTATCACAGAGAGAAACAACCAACAATAATATAGGTGTTGTTGCAATTTTGGGCATGGGAGGTTTAGGAAAAACTACCCTTGCTCAACTTGTTTACAATGATAAAGAagttcaacaacattttgacaTGAAGGCGTGGGCTTGTGTGTCTGaggattttgatattatgaGAGTAACCAAGTCTCTCCTTGAATCAGTCACTTCTAGAAATTGGGATATCAATAATCTTGACATCCTTCGAGTTGAGTTAAAGAAAATCTCGAGGGAGAaaagatttttgtttgtgttggacGATCTGTGGAATGACAATTATAATGATTGGGGTGAACTAGTAAGCCCCTTCGTTGATGGAAAACCTGGAAGCATGGTGATTATAACAACGCGGCAACAAAAAGTTGCTGAGGTGGCATGCACATTTCCTATACATGAACTAAAACTTCTATCGAATGAAGACTGTTGGTCTTTACTCTCAAAGCATGCATTGGGCAGTGATGAGATTCAGCATAATACAAATACAGCCCTTGAAGAAACAGGCAGGAAGATTGCAAGAAAGTGTGGAGGATTGCCAATAGCTGCCAAAACACTTGGAGGACTTCTACGTTCAAAGGTAGACATAACAGAGTGGACTTCAATTTTGAACAGCGACATATGGAACTTATCAAATGATAATATTCTTCCTGCTTTGCATTTGAGTTATCAATATCTTCCCTCTCATTTGAAAAGATGTTTTGcatattgttcaatttttccaaaGGATTATCCACTTGAAAGGAAGACATTGGTTTTGCTGTGGATGGCAGAAGGCTTCCTTGATTGTTCTCAAGGGGGAAAAAAGTTGGAGGAATTAGGCGATGATTGTTTTGCTGAATTGTTATCGAGATCgttaattcaacaattaagCGATGATGCTCGTGGAGAAAAGTTTGTCATGCATGACCTTGTCAGTGATTTAGCTACAGTTGTATCGGGAAAAAGTTGCTGCAGGCTTGAATGTGGTGACATCACTGAAAATGTTCGTCACTTCTCATATAACCAAGAATACTATGACATTTTCATGAAGTTTGAGAAATTACACAACTTCAAATGCTTGCGAAGCTTCATATCCTTTTCCTCCATGACGTGGAATTACAGTTACTTATCCTTCAAGGTGGTTAATGATTTGCTACCATCACAAAAAAGGTTGCGTGTGTTATCACTATCAAGGTATAAAAACATCATCAAGCTACCAGATTCAATTGGAAATTTGGTGCAGCTGCGTTATCTAGATATCTCCTTCACTAAAATCAAAAGCTTGCCTGATACAACATGTAGCCTTTACAATTTGCAGACCTTGAATTTATCAAGGTGTGACAGTCTTACTGAATTGCCAATACATATTGGAAATTTAGTCGGCTTACGTCACCTTGATATAAGTGGGACTAACATAAATGAGTTGCCTGTGGAAATTGGGGGACTAGAAAACCTTCAAACTCTCACCCTTTTTTTAGTGGGTAAGAGACATATAGGGTTAAGTATCAAAGAGCTAAGGAAATTCCCAAACCTACAAGGAAAACTTACCATCAAGAACCTGGATAATGTTGTTGATGCCAGAGAGGCACACGATGCAAACCTGAAAAGCAAAGAGAAAATTGAGGAGTTAGAGCTGATATGGGGAAAACAAAGTGAAGAGTCGCAAAAAGTGAAAGTTGTGCTCGATATGTTGCAACCACCAATAAATCTAAAGAGCCTGAAAATTTGTTTGTATGGTGGGACAAGCTTTCCGAGTTGGTTGGGAAATTCTTCGTTTTATAACATGGTATCTCTGCGCATCACTAATTGTGAATATTGTATGACACTTCCACCCATAGGGCAGTTACCTTCTCTCAAGGACCTAGAAATATGTGGTATGAAGAGGTTGGAGACAATTGGTCCGGAGTTCTATTATGTCCAAGGAGAAGAAGGTTCTTGTTCTTCCTTCCAACCATTTCAATCCCTTGAGCGTATAAAATTCAACAGCTTGCCAAATTGGAATGAATGGCTTCCCTATGAAGGCATAAAACTTTCTTTTCCTCGACTTAGAGCTATGGAGTTACATAATTGTCCAGAACTAAGGGAACATTTGCCTAGCAAACTTCCTTGCATAGAAGAAATTGTAATAAAAGGTTGTTCTCATCTATTGGAAACAGAGCCAAACACTTTGCATTGGTTGTCGTCagtaaagaaaattaatatCGATGGGCTTGATGGAAGGACCCAATTGTCATTGCTTGAGAGTGATTCTCCGTGTATGATGCAAGAAGTAGTTATTCGTGAATGTGTTAAGTTATTAGctgttccaaaattgattctgAGAAGCACTTGTCTAACACACTTGAAACTCAGTTCTCTTCCTTCTCTCACTACATTTCCCTCAAGTGGTCTACCCACTTCATTGCAATCACTTGAAATTGTAAATTGTGAGAATTTATCCTTCCTTCCTCCTGAAACGTGGAGCAATTACACATCACTTGTGAGTCTTGAGTTAAATCGTAGCTGTGATTCACTTACATCCTTTCCACTCGATGGTTTCCCTGCCCTCCAAACACTTGACATATATAAGTGTAGAAGTCTGGAttccatttatattttagaaaggTCTTCACCTCGGTCGTCGAGCCTCGAATCACTTACTATCAAATCCCatgattcaattgaattatTTGAAGTCAAGCTTAAGATGGAAATGCTCACCGCTCTTGAAAGGTTGTTTCTAACATGTGCAGAGTTGTCATTTTCTGAAGGAGTTTGTCTACCTCCCAAATTACAATCAATTGAGATTTCTACCCAAAAAACAACACCGCCGGTTACGGAATGGGGTCTCCAATATTTGACAGCACTTTCCTACTTGACTATTCAAAAGGGTGATGATATATTTAACACCTTGATGAAGGAGTCATTGCTACCCATCTCCCTTTTGTATCTACGTGTCTTTGATCTCTCTGAAATGAAGTCCTTTGATGGAAATGGGCTTCAACACCTCTCCTCTCTCCAATatctctgttttttcttttgtcatcAACTTGAGACATTGCCAGAAAACTGCCTCCCTTCCTCGCTGAAATCACTTCTATTGCTTGGATGTGAAAAGCTAGAGTCATTACCAGAAGACAGCCTCCCTTCCTCTCTTAAACTACTCGCTATCGAGTTTTGCCCATTGTTAGAAGAAAGGTATAAAAGGAAGGAACATTAG